The Candidatus Methylacidiphilales bacterium genome window below encodes:
- a CDS encoding Do family serine endopeptidase — MNTPSHQPPTPPHNMKTTPHNTILLSLSLTLLLTSCTFAANEWWPEGKKTEKFTQPILLDTTPINRNTAPTISYANVVKKVTPSVVSIISMQPKPNIQEFIHPFLDDPFFRRFFGPDFFGLPDDEDPLDQRRFNRRPTPKQPDNRNKRRRNVPAGIGSGVVITSDGYIITNNHVVDNAEEIKVSFDGLKDGKREMTAKLIGADKRTDIALLKVDLQNLTPITLGDSDQLEVGDIVLAIGSPFKLTQTVTSGIVSALGRNITQGRETLFSDFIQTDAPINQGNSGGALVDIQGRLVGINTMIFSSTGGNIGIGFAIPTNTVRAITEQLITKGKVSRGFIGVSIQEITDDIYEANKLNTRDGALVSEVIEDSPAEKAGIKHGDIIIEFNGRPIDTPATLRRLVSNTPPGTPSQIKVLRDGKTLTLPITPKELPANQDGSPSEPTPTDNGDTTDQSALSGVELSDITPSLRERFNIPEKITGVVILSIEPDSPAAEAGLSVGDVIRDIGNKPVKNVNEAQSLLSEIKDKRYVLRVWSRETRGTRFVVVDEN; from the coding sequence ATGAACACCCCATCACACCAACCACCCACACCACCCCACAACATGAAAACCACCCCACACAACACCATCCTCCTCTCCCTATCCCTCACCCTACTCCTCACCTCCTGCACTTTCGCAGCAAACGAATGGTGGCCAGAAGGCAAAAAAACAGAAAAATTCACACAACCCATCCTCCTCGACACCACCCCCATCAACCGAAACACCGCACCAACAATCAGCTACGCCAACGTCGTCAAAAAAGTAACCCCCAGCGTAGTCAGCATCATCTCCATGCAACCTAAACCAAACATCCAAGAATTCATACACCCCTTCCTAGACGACCCCTTCTTCCGACGCTTCTTCGGACCAGACTTCTTCGGCCTCCCAGACGACGAAGACCCACTAGACCAGCGCCGTTTCAACCGAAGACCCACCCCCAAACAACCCGACAACCGAAACAAACGTCGCCGAAACGTCCCAGCAGGCATCGGCTCAGGCGTCGTCATCACCAGTGATGGCTACATCATCACCAACAACCACGTCGTAGATAATGCAGAAGAAATCAAAGTCTCATTCGATGGCCTAAAAGACGGCAAACGAGAAATGACCGCAAAACTCATCGGAGCCGACAAACGCACCGACATCGCCCTGCTCAAAGTCGACCTACAAAACCTCACCCCCATCACCCTCGGCGACAGCGACCAACTCGAAGTCGGAGACATCGTCCTAGCCATCGGCAGCCCCTTCAAACTCACCCAGACCGTCACCTCAGGCATCGTCAGCGCCCTCGGACGCAACATCACCCAAGGCCGAGAAACCCTATTCTCCGATTTCATCCAGACCGACGCCCCCATCAACCAAGGCAACTCCGGCGGTGCACTCGTCGACATCCAAGGACGCCTCGTCGGCATCAACACAATGATCTTCTCCTCCACCGGCGGCAACATCGGCATCGGATTCGCCATCCCCACCAACACCGTCCGAGCCATCACCGAGCAACTCATCACCAAAGGAAAAGTCAGCCGCGGCTTCATCGGCGTCTCAATACAAGAAATCACCGATGACATCTACGAAGCCAACAAACTCAACACACGCGACGGAGCCCTAGTCTCCGAAGTCATCGAAGACTCCCCAGCAGAAAAAGCCGGAATCAAACATGGCGACATCATCATCGAATTCAACGGACGCCCCATAGACACCCCCGCCACACTCCGCCGCCTCGTCAGCAACACCCCACCCGGCACCCCATCCCAAATCAAAGTCCTACGCGACGGAAAAACACTCACTTTACCAATCACTCCAAAAGAACTACCCGCAAATCAAGACGGATCACCCAGCGAACCAACCCCAACTGACAACGGCGACACCACCGACCAATCAGCACTAAGCGGCGTAGAATTAAGCGACATCACCCCATCCCTCCGCGAACGCTTCAACATCCCAGAAAAAATAACCGGTGTCGTCATCCTCAGCATCGAACCAGACTCCCCAGCCGCAGAAGCAGGCCTATCCGTTGGCGACGTCATCCGCGACATCGGCAACAAACCCGTCAAAAACGTCAACGAAGCTCAATCGCTCCTCAGCGAAATCAAAGACAAACGCTACGTGCTTCGCGTCTGGAGCCGCGAAACTCGCGGCACCCGCTTCGTCGTCGTAGACGAAAACTAA
- the trpC gene encoding indole-3-glycerol phosphate synthase TrpC, translating into MNKLSEILRTKQQEVASLLPEFESLRRAAWLRNEFCSFENAIRRIDGTLAIIAEIKRQSPSAGVIAPDFDPVRQARLYQEAGADALSVLTDSPYFGGSIEHLQAIRKAVDLPILRKDFIIHEVQLYQSVVAGADAVLLIVAALDQQTLQHLHTLARDLQLDVLVEVHTHEEIDRALEIDARIIGINNRDLKTFTVDLSVTDKLIDDIPADVIAVSESGIKNRDDARFVRNCGAQAILVGETLMRAQDVADTIRQLSLRR; encoded by the coding sequence ATGAATAAACTCTCAGAAATCCTCCGCACCAAACAACAAGAAGTCGCTTCACTCCTCCCAGAATTCGAAAGCCTCCGCAGAGCTGCATGGCTACGAAATGAGTTTTGCTCCTTCGAAAACGCAATCCGCCGCATAGATGGGACCTTAGCCATAATTGCCGAAATAAAACGTCAATCTCCCTCGGCTGGCGTCATCGCTCCAGATTTTGATCCCGTCCGACAAGCCCGCCTTTACCAAGAAGCAGGAGCCGATGCTTTAAGTGTGTTAACTGACTCCCCCTACTTTGGTGGATCTATCGAGCATCTCCAAGCCATCCGCAAAGCAGTCGATCTCCCCATACTCCGTAAAGATTTCATCATCCATGAAGTGCAACTTTACCAAAGCGTCGTCGCTGGAGCAGATGCAGTGCTCTTGATTGTAGCCGCTCTAGACCAGCAGACTCTACAACACCTCCACACGCTCGCACGAGATCTTCAACTCGACGTCCTAGTCGAGGTGCACACACATGAAGAGATAGACCGCGCCCTCGAAATCGATGCCCGAATTATCGGCATAAACAACCGAGACCTTAAAACGTTCACCGTCGACTTATCCGTCACCGATAAACTGATTGACGACATCCCCGCCGACGTCATCGCCGTCAGTGAGAGTGGAATCAAAAATCGCGACGATGCCCGATTCGTCCGCAACTGCGGCGCACAAGCTATCCTCGTAGGCGAGACCCTAATGCGCGCTCAAGACGTTGCAGATACAATCCGTCAACTCAGCCTTCGTCGCTAA